Proteins encoded together in one Impatiens glandulifera chromosome 1, dImpGla2.1, whole genome shotgun sequence window:
- the LOC124916793 gene encoding histone H4, protein MSGRGKGGKGLGKGGAKRHRKVLRDNIQGITKPAIRRLARRGGVKRISGLIYEETRGVLKIFLENVIRDAVTYTEHARRKTVTAMDVVYALKRQGRTLYGFGG, encoded by the coding sequence ATGTCAGGCCGCGGTAAGGGAGGGAAGGGTTTGGGAAAGGGAGGAGCCAAGAGGCATCGTAAGGTTCTTAGAGACAACATCCAAGGTATTACGAAGCCAGCCATTCGTCGTCTGGCCAGAAGAGGCGGAGTCAAGCGTATCTCCGGTCTGATCTACGAGGAGACAAGAGGCGTACTCAAGATCTTCCTCGAGAATGTTATCCGTGATGCTGTCACTTACACTGAGCATGCTCGCAGGAAGACTGTGACCGCCATGGATGTGGTTTATGCCCTCAAGCGTCAGGGAAGAACCCTGTACGGTTTCGGCGGCTAG
- the LOC124929579 gene encoding probable LRR receptor-like serine/threonine-protein kinase At4g30520: MTLIRGLVPKKAHEIWKVFVLMELAPELGKLTYLKSINLRNNSLWGRVPEEIGKFKELEVLDLGYNNFSGSLPINLGNNLSLSILLLDNNEFLDHFSPEIQQLKLLSKSQVDENDLTYSSCTGASCTNSSGSWIPKRKLLQTNADHHKRKPKLSPSPSPSLHSASPSPSPIQSHISLSSSPSPSPLSSSPSKSFVPSPSPVWR; this comes from the exons atgaccctcaTAAGAGGTCTAGTTCCAAAAAAGGCTCACG AAATCTGGAAAGTCTTTGTCTTGATGGAACTTGCACCTGAGTTAGGAAAGTTAACTTACCTTAAATCTAT TAATTTACGAAATAACTCTTTGTGGGGAAGAGTTCCAGAAGAGATTGGGAAATTTAAAGAGTTGGAAGTGTTGGATCTAGGCTACAATAATTTCAGTGGATCTTTGCCAATTAATCTTGGCAACAATTTGTCGTTGTCGATTCT TTTATTGGACAACAATGAATTTCTTGATCATTTCTCTCCTGAAATTCAACAACTCAAGTTACTTTCTAAATCTCAAGTGGATGAGAACGATCTAACCTATAGTTCTTGCACGGGTGCCAGTTGCACTAACAGTTCTGGTTCTTG GATCCCAAAACGGAAACTACTCCAGACAAATGCCGACCACCATAAAAGGAAGCCCAAATTATCACCATCACCTTCACCATCTTTGCATTCGGCTTCACCCTCACCGTCTCCAATCCAATCACATATATCTTTGTCATCAAGCCCATCACCATCACCATTATCGTCTTCTCCATCTAAATCATTTGTTCCATCACCTTCTCCTGTATGGCGGTGA
- the LOC124929588 gene encoding benzyl alcohol O-benzoyltransferase-like — protein MAGQSISTSAYAAKEELVFTVRRQEPELLLPAKLTPRVHLPLSDIDDQEALRVQVPIINFYGGSDFQISDRDDPVKVIREALSEALVFYYPLAGRLMEGKGRKLIVDCTGEVGILFIEADADITLMQLGIPLQPPFPYLEDLLHDDIVPGSVDDGGIVGCPLLLIQVTRLTCGGFVMACRFNHTMCDGIGLVQFLTAVGELARGRSPPSVQPVWERKLLSARDPPRVTCIHPEYDELVDAGGGAALEDLVHRSFFFGSSEMEKLKQLVPSPEQLGRHFTSYDLMTACIWRCRTIALGLEPNEDVRVLCAVNVRNKYKPPLPTGYYGNAVACPAALSTAGMLCKEPLGYALKLVLEAKEDVTEEYMKSTADLMVCRGRPSLTGARTFIISDLRWVGLGDVDFGWGKACYAGVAKSGKAGGIHSLISNFYVSGKNDKDDDGALLLLSLPLTAMNVFENQLQRILKHGHHILSTL, from the coding sequence ATGGCCGGCCAATCCATTAGTACTAGTGCATATGCAGCCAAGGAAGAGTTGGTTTTCACGGTGAGAAGACAGGAACCAGAGCTTTTGCTTCCGGCTAAGCTGACCCCTCGTGTTCACTTGCCTCTTTCAGACATAGATGACCAAGAGGCTCTTCGTGTTCAGGTACCCATCATAAACTTCTATGGCGGCTCCGACTTCCAGATTAGTGATAGAGATGATCCAGTTAAGGTTATTCGTGAAGCCCTTTCCGAGGCCCTTGTCTTTTACTATCCTTTAGCCGGTCGCTTAATGGAGGGCAAAGGGCGCAAACTTATCGTGGATTGCACCGGAGAAGTAGGAATCTTGTTTATAGAGGCCGATGCTGACATCACCCTCATGCAGTTGGGCATCCCCCTTCAACCTCCGTTTCCTTACTTGGAAGACCTTCTTCACGATGATATTGTTCCAGGCTCAGTCGACGACGGTGGTATAGTTGGATGCCCATTGCTTTTAATTCAGGTCACGCGCCTCACATGCGGTGGCTTCGTCATGGCATGCCGCTTCAATCACACCATGTGCGACGGGATAGGACTGGTTCAATTCCTAACGGCTGTCGGAGAACTTGCAAGAGGGCGATCACCACCTTCTGTACAACCCGTATGGGAGAGAAAACTGTTGAGCGCCAGGGATCCACCGCGCGTGACTTGCATTCATCCCGAGTACGATGAGTTGGTCGACGCAGGAGGAGGAGCCGCACTTGAGGATTTAGTTCATCGTTCTTTCTTTTTTGGGTCATCAGAAATGGAGAAATTGAAACAGCTCGTCCCTAGTCCCGAGCAGCTCGGTCGTCACTTTACCTCGTACGACTTGATGACGGCCTGCATCTGGCGATGTCGCACCATCGCTCTGGGGTTGGAACCAAACGAGGATGTGCGGGTTCTTTGTGCGGTCAATGTCCGCAACAAGTATAAACCGCCACTCCCAACCGGTTACTACGGCAACGCTGTTGCGTGTCCGGCTGCTTTGAGCACGGCGGGTATGCTATGCAAAGAGCCGTTGGGTTACGCATTGAAGTTGGTATTGGAAGCTAAAGAGGATGTGACGGAGGAGTACATGAAGTCGACGGCTGACCTCATGGTCTGTAGGGGACGACCTTCATTGACGGGGGCACGCACCTTCATAATTTCAGACTTGAGGTGGGTAGGGTTAGGGGATGTCGACTTTGGTTGGGGAAAGGCTTGCTATGCTGGAGTAGCCAAGTCCGGCAAAGCAGGCGGCATACACAGTTTGATATCAAACTTTTATGTATCCGGTAAGAATGATAAAGACGATGATGGAGCTCTCTTGTTACTCTCCCTTCCACTGACTGCCATGAACGTGTTTGAGAACCAACTGCAACGCATACTAAAACATGGTCATCACATCCTATCAACTTTATAA